tatataaaatatataaatatacataaatatatactTAATTGTTAATCTGTTGGTCGATTTTAATTTAAATGTTCATAAAGTATTTTTGGAAAATATATCATTTGGagatttctattttatttagtCTTAAAACATAttgatataataatttattaattaacaaTAAATCTTTAAATACATCAGTTCAGATTTAAGatggattaattttttatttgttaaactAAGGTGattaagaaaaacaaaaaaaagtgtattaataaaagaataaatctAATTACACTCAAATGATGATTCATTTTTCTTCTACagtaataataatgaaaaaggttaaattttatgaaattaaatttgCAATTAAGTTTGtataatttaaaatcttttaattaggtctttatactgtactattttaaattttgtaaatttgtaattaaGTCATTGTCGTGCAACAAATATTATAGTTAACATAATATTTCTCACCAAATTGAACATACACATACTTAAAGACTAAATATTCCTTAACCTAATCGCCTTCTCAttttcataatattttattaataatactACTTTTTATACGAAAAAGActtatttcaaaattcaaaacgaTGTgaagatctaattaaaaatttttaaattataaagagATTAAGATAAATTTAGTGAAATTATCGGAACAAATAGAATAACTTAATCTAATAAAAGaatattagtttttttaatttggaaTTTTATTTCCTAAGATTTTCCTCTAAAAACGTTTAAGAAAATTTGTGTTCATGTATCGAACATTATTAAACCTCGATAGATGGTTCCTTTTTGAAGTTCTAACTTAAGCCTTTTTCCCTTTATAAAGATAGAGAGAAGGGAAGTTTCCATTATGTGAAATTCTCCTATATTTCAATTGGTTACAGTATTGCTACAATATAGTAGGAGATTTAATGGTTACCTATACCATAATAACAGCATGATGAGATCAATGACTTCATTGTGAACTAACTAACTAAGCAatggtaaaaaaaaatgaagaataatTGTTGACCCCATCACACGTGCAAATGACAACAAAAACTCCGACATTGGTGAGTGCTCAAAAAGATAAACACTACTAATGATGATCGAGGAGGTTACTAGGCTCAGAATTCGGTGGTCCAGGAACCTTTGGACTACTTAGTGGTCCAagtaaaaaacatgtttttagagtttttttatcAATTGTTATGTAGTTCTTGAACTATTTTTAATTGCAAATTAACtccttatattttatttaattatagaaactattttttattttataaattatttatttatcaattaaccattatatttattaacaaaaaaatacaaatcaaCAACTAATTATATTCCAGTCGAGTAAAATATTATGTTTGATCTCGTGAAGTTCCTCCATGTCTTTCAAATCGTGTTTccttgaaattcaatcgattggtttatcaaaacaatcgattgaatgatactcaatcgattggattacaaTGTAtaacaaaacaatcgattgaatgcctcaaaacaatcgattgtttttgttactcaatcgattgaattcacgaaaacaacatagatttgccaaatacaatcgattggaaagtgatgacattgaagttttagccaaattcaatcgattggtaatttaatccaatcgattggaagGTGATGAAGTTGAATTTGTTGCcgatttcaatcgattggtaatgttacccaatcgattgaaatgtGATGACTTTGATTTTTTTGGCCAAATTCAATCGACTGATAATGcaatccaatcgattgaaaagTGACGACATTGAACTTTTtgccaaattcaatcgattggtggtgtaatccaatcgattgaattttgaaatgtGCTGTGTATTAAAGCTGATAACCCTGCGTATTCACACCCACTCTCTCCACCTTTTCATTCGAACGCcactctctcctctctctaaaAACCAGAAAGCTTCTCTCTAAAACCAGAAagcttctctcttcttcttctccattctCACCCACACCCACTCCAAACTAGATACATAATTCCAACCCTCATCAAAATTCCTACAAAACCCACAAAACCAGTATCCCCATAATGACCAGAACTAAGAACGCCAAAAGAGCCAGGGTTGAGGGAGAAAGCTCTGCCCCTGCCAGACTCATTGCTTCATCCCACTACATGGCAAGGTGGCTGCCGTCTCAAAGGGCACTGAAAAACTATGTGGAGAAGTTCGAGTCAAGGCCAATTGTTCCTCCCAGGTACATAACAGCCGAGTTCCTTCAGGATAGACGTTTTAATTTGGTGTTGAATGCATTGCAAACACAACACTTAGTTGATTTTGTACAAACTAGGGATGAGTATTACCCGCACTTGGTTAGGGCTGTTTATAGTACTTTGAATTATGTTGTTcctgaacctgatgaagagggTGAGGTAATGCCGCTGATTGAGTTTGATTTAGGGAAACAGCATTATAGAGTTACTTTGCAAGAACTAGCTGAACAATGGAGTCTAGGTTATCATGGGGCAAAATTTACTGGAGGTATTGCGGCAGATGAGGAATGGGGAGAATACAACAGATTAGTTGGTTTGCAGAGTTTACAATATGAGAATCCACAAATGGATGCTAGAGGTAATATAAGTTGCAGTGGGTTGGGGATTGAGCAGCGTATATTGATGTATTTGTTTTCATACATGTTGATTCCAAGAAAACATAATCATGGAATCTTGTTTAACGAAGATATTTTAGTGCTTTGGGCTATGGTGACTGGAAAGGAAATAAACTGGCCTTATTTTATGGTTCATCATATGCTTGAGATGAAGAAAGGAAAATCAAGTGTTGGTTTAGGTTATGCTTGCCATTGGACCAAGATTTTCAAATGGCTTGGAATTGACTTGACTGAAGAGAAAAGTGTTATCTTGACTAATGTAGCCAAGATTGATGACAGCACTCTAAGACAGATGGGAAGAGATCCGGATGCCCAACAACCTCAGACTCAAGGGCAACCACAAGACCAGGTGCAAGCACAAACAGAGCCACCCCCACCACCACCCCCTCCTTCGCCAACAATGCAAGATTTGATGGATGAATTGCGAAGCATGAGAGTATATATGGAGGAGCAATTTGCTGATATGAGGCAGCGTCAAGACAGGCAAACGGAAGCTATCAATCGTCAGGGAGAAGCAATTGATAGTCTATGCACTAATTTGGGCATCACAAACCCAAGGGGCATCATCCCAAGGCCTGGACCATGAAGAAATTGTTTTATAGCAATATTCTTGTACAAGCATGCCTTGCTTTGATTTTTACAATTCATATATAGAGTTCTTAAAGGTACTAGGTTTGTTTGAATTGTAAGACCTTCTTGGATGATGGAATGAATTTAGCTAACGGTTTTTTAAGTTTATCTATATTCTTAAGATGCAATCAGGTCTTGAAAACAATGTGTTTGTATggattcaatcgattgttttttTAGTGCAATCGATTGAAGTACACTTAAACACTGttccaatcgattgttttgttattttaatcGATTGGAGTGCACTTAATTACTATTCCAATCGATTGTTTTCTAAGtgcaatcgattgaattatcatcaatttcaatttcaatcgATTGCATATAAATCCAATCGATTGATACTGTAATTAAGTGTACTCCAATCgattaaaataacaaaacaatcgattggaaCATTGTGTTTAACTATACTTCAATCGATTGGTGGGGGCTTGATTTCGCATAGTCTATCTACCAATTTgaaactttttcttttaatatgaTCCGTctaagattattattattattatttgccaAAAGCATGGTTTTCGCATAACTCAGTCGATTGGTCATACgatccaatcgattgaatgatgaaaaaaaattggatttttgtaattcaatcgattgtttagaatttccaatcgattgaatgctTCAAAACAACCTGGGTCTCaccaaattcaatcgattgctTTTGTGACTCAATCGATTAAATTTACCCAAACAATATGAATTTGtcaatttcaatcgattgtaGTGTGTGTGAAttcaaattcaatcgattgaaatgatcattcaatcgattggaacGCGATGTATTACGCCTATGTCAGTCTTGTTTTcgtttttaaaaattatcttcTTATTCATCTATgttatctttaaaattctatcttccttttttaaggttttattttgatttagatactctaatcttatcttttccttaatattAACATTATAAATTGGTGAATAATCCATCGCCAATTATTCAATCCCACCATTAAAATCGTGTATCATTCTCTTTATAAACAATTTCATTGTTTTTCTTTCGAACATCCATCCATCTACTGAATatccatttttttttattttttatccgtCTATTTAATATCCACTTTTTGTTCATCGTTAATTGACAATCACCGTTACAGCAATCAGCAAAGGtccaatcaatttttttcattatagtGTTCAGAAAACAATCCATCGTTTTGATTACAAAATCGAGGTAAGTGGATAGAATCTCTAATTTTCCAATTATTCGTTTGGATACTTTATTCGTAAAATTGTTTGTgtaatgaaaatttttttttatcttttattaactgACAAGACATTGAGAATTACTAAAAAGTAAATagatgttattattttttattactaattaGCTAGCAATCAGGGATGGACCTAGAGGGGGCGAGTAGTGGCTTGAACCcccaaaattttaagaaattatacttatatataaaatttgtgtttaaaaaataaaaataaatattaggtaatttaatagttttatatgtattatttttcaCTATGTAATAGATTTATGTCTTAATTGTTAATTCACTAATATTTTTacctaactaatttaatatcataCCCTCAAGTCTTTGTACCTTTCcaattagtttttatataataatttctatatttattttttttaaaatcatttttttatattaatatatttaacattcatatttttatattaataataacttaaGTAGTTATGTTTTGGTAATCACATTATGTACtgtaaatattattttcttgtaaaaaatattaattcttCTTCTAAATTCACATtggtaaaagaaaaattttataaagatATCCTATATATTGTATTCTACAATGGTACCGTGtctttcaattaattaataatttataatttattttcaaatttttttaaaacttttgaaaGAATGAATTTTAATTAACAAGATATGTGATCATTTTTAGCAAATCCCGTTATAAATTATATGgtattttataaatttgtaaTGTACAATTGTtaaagttatattttatttatgtatttatgtaattatcatattaaaactaaaattgttggaaaaaattataattatatgtatCTTAATAAATCTATTAAAAAACTAACTCCAATAactatatgttaattatttttatagattaaaaaaaaattatataaaaattggcaCCTCAATATTAAAATCTCTGGATCCGTCCCTGCTAGCAATATACGAATCTATCTATTGTATGTAATGGTATAAGATGGAGTGTACtgatttttttttccattggaCATTTTAAGATGTCAGGTATATTTACGGACACTGAGATGAATGAGCAATACCAGGAGGACGATGACTTTAACCAACAAGAAGAGCTATTAAGTGACCAAGATATGATGGATGAACAGAATGAATTCGAACAAGATTTCAGAGATGAATTTACCGAGGGAGCATTTTTTTCTGAATCTGATAGATCAGATTATATCGTTGAAGCCGCTTATGCGGTTGACTCCGTGCAAGACATTACATCTTTGAAATTTAGTGAGAATTTTGCGGAGGAAATTGGCAAATATCACTTTTCTACTTTGCAGCTTGcatttgatttttatatgaaGTACTCAAAGTCGAAGGGCTTTAGTGCAAGGAAGAGCAAGACCTTCAAGAATAGTAGTTGCGAGATTTACAGACAAATGTTTGTATGCCATAGGCAAGGATTCAGGATGGAGAAATATTACACGATGgaaaaaaggaagaaggagCCTAGATTGGAAATAAGAACTGGATGTAAAGCCCGAATGGATGTTAAATTTGTACCAGAAAGTGGAAGGTGGCATATCTTTTATTTCTCTGACGAACACAACCATGATCTATTGGATACACAATTCAGTGCTATGTTACCTGCCCACAGAAAAATGTCAGAGGCAGATATTATGCAAATGATGAACATGCTAAAGTCAGGGATCAGCACCTCACAGATATTTGGTCTTCTAGCTAGTCAAGCAGGCGGGTACGAATTTGTTGGCTATGGTCCCAGAGATATGTACAATGAGATTGCTCGGCAAAGGCGTCAAATTCCTGGAGATGCAGCACGAGTGTTGAAGAAGTTGGAGGATATGCGGTTGAAGGATCCACAATTATATTTCAAGGCATGTCACGATTCAAGAGGTTTGTTACGTAATTTGTTCTGGTTTGATGGGATTAGCCAACTAGACTACCGACTCTTCGGGGATGTTATTGCTTTTGATGCTACGTACAAGAAGAACAAGTATAGCTGTCCATTAGTAATATTCAGCGGGGTTAACCACCACAACCAAACAATTGTTTTTGCTGTTGCGTTAATTGCGGACGAAACTACTGATACATATGTTTGGCTCCTGCGTCAGCTCATGTTTGCAATGAGGGGCAAGACCCCGACCTCAATCATAACTGATGGGGCCATGGCGATTAGGAATGCAGTGAGAGATGTATTTCCCGAAGTCAGACATAGATTATGCGCTTGGCACCTTATTCGAAATGCAACTAGCAATGTTGGAAATCCATCGTTTACATCtaaatttagaaaaatcatGACAGGAGACTACGAGATTCCCGTGTTTAAGCGTAAGTGGGTTCAGCTTATTGAAGAATTTGGCATTGAGGATAAGCCTTGGGTGATCAACATGTACGAAGAGAAGCATATGTGGGCTACTGCATATCTAAGAGGAAAATTCTTTGCTGGCTTTAGAACTACATCAAGATGTGAAGGTTTACACTCAGTTGTGGGAAGGTATGTGGGGTCGCGGTATGATTTGACAAGTTTTGTAGAGCATTTTCAAAGGTGTGTAGCACACATGCGCTTTAACGAATTTAATGCTGATTATGAATCTACACGTGGGGTGCCCGTCATGCAAACTTGTATAGAGCTGCTAGAGAGATATGCTGCTGAGTTATACACTAATGagatatttcttttctttcggccATTTCTCTCCAGAGCTGGATCAATGCGGGTTCTGAACATAGATAATACCGATGATTGCATAAAGTACATTGTGTGTAAGCATGGGAGGCCCGATTTTACGTGGACCGTTGATTTTTGTCAAGAAGAAATGATCTTCATGTGTACCTGTTTACGAATGGAGTCATTTGGTATTCCCTGCGAACATATTGTGAAAGTTTTGGTTGACAGAGACATCCGTGAGATTCCCCGGTCATTGGTATTGGATAGATGGACAAAAAAGGTTAAATCAGCACTCAATGATCCAAGTGGGTTCACCAGGGATGCTGTTGTTATTAGTCGTCAAAGTGCTTTGGTGGAATTTTCTAAACAACTGGCTGCTGTTGCTGCTAAAGTACCAGAGAGATATGAAGAGAAACGTGATTTAATTATGGGATTGTACTCATCTTACAAGGCTGCAGATGAAGGAGATAATCAACCTCACTCAGGTGTAGCTAGAAGTAGCAATCAGTATGTGCATCCAACCACTGGAGGCTTAGGACAGCCATCTAAGAAGAAGAAGCGGCAACGTTGTAGTGTTTGTCAAATGGAAGGACATAAGAAGACAACATGTCCTTGGCAAAAGGACATTGACAACAACGTTATAGAAAATGAAGCAATCGATTCGGACGATGGCGACATGTGTACCGAAGCGACGGCTGAGTTAGATAGTGATAGTTAGCAACCTCCATTAACTTTAATGTTTTTGGGTAGAAATTCAGTTCCgtatttgtattttttctttttcattatatTGATGAGATTTTATACATTCTTCCAATAGTCGTGCTTATGCTTTCTAGGTGTAAtgagattttattattattttttgtctaTTTAGAATTATCGTAATTAGTATTCAATTGTTGTTTAGTGCTGCCGTGCTGGCtacttatatatattaattatttgatgaCTCATAATCAAAgttctgaaaaccggaccggaccgTCCAATCAattccggttcaattgagaaccAGCAATGTAAGCGATGCAGTCCTTCATTTATAACCGTTCGAAATAAAATCGCTGAAAAACCTCTGAATCGGCCGAGAACCGGTCGGGTGGACCGGACCGGTAATCGGCCGGTTCAGAAAAAACGACGCCgtctcaaattttaaaaaaaataagaaagaaccGGATCGACTCCACGTCTCCACCCAACCCCCCACCCCCCTTTTCCCAATCATTCATTTATTTCATTTCACTACTCACTCCCTGTAGAACTCTAAAGCAAAGGAACCCTAGCCTTCCATCGTCGCCACCGTTTCCAGTTCCTCAGCGCCGCCGCCATCTCCAGTTCCTCAGCACCACCCCTTCTTCCTCTTCCCCGTGTCCGGAACCCAGTAAGTCGACAGGTCCTCGACGGCTCTTCATCTTAACTCACCAAACCAAAACCCTAGGTTCTCTCTGCATTTTGCACCGGTTCTGTCGCAGTGCTGCCGCCGTCCGTGCTGTCGGCGCCGTCCGTGGCCTGGCCCTCTCTTGTAGCTCGGCGTCCTGCTTTCCCGTCATCCGTCCAACCTCCGTGGCTTCTCTGTTTTGTTGGCTTGGAGCAACTTGCTGCCGTATCGCCGCTCTCTGTCGTCTCCCGGGTAGCCGTCCACTCCCTGGTCGCCGTCCGTGCCTCCATCGAAGGTTAGGGTCTCTGGATTTTTTGTTCGTGTCTCCGTCTTCTCTCCCCCAGAGCCTCTGTTTGTTGATTTTTAATGTGAAATTGTGAAATTGATAATTTTTGCTGATTTTGTGCTGCTGCTCTTTCTTTGATTTCTGAAATTTTGGTTTACATTTTCTTGCTGCTGCTAACAGTGAAATTGAAATCATTATTGGAAATTTTGTTTAGGGATTAGGGATTACTTGTTGCTGTTTGTAATGTTTGTTGAAATTTCAAGTTTAGTGTGATTAGGGATTACTTGTTGCTGTTGAAATTTCAGGTTTAGTGTGATTAGGGATTACTTGTTGCTGTTTGGTACTTGCTGCTGCTGTTTTAGTGTTTTTTAACTTGACTCAActctttttgattttttgttgaTAGATTTATCGATTTTAGTATTTAGGGTGATTATTTGTTgctgtattttaattttaattgctGATTGTTCGTGATTTCTGGCTCTTTTTAGTATATTGTGCTGATTGTAAGTGATTTCTGGCTGTGTGAATGTTCTTATTTCTGGCTCTGTGAGtgttgttttgtttttgttttaaggCCCTATTCTGTGCTCAGTTTTCATTTTGTAGGAAATTATTTGACGTATATAAGAATTAAGAAGGAAGATTATCCCAACAGCTACTCTGTTGATTGATTCTAGTCCCCCACAAGCTTGAAGATAGGAACCCTTCATCAATGGTTTGTTTATGGCATTGCATTAAAATATTAGCGtagtttgtttgtttgtttattcATTGAACTTCCACAAAAATCACTAGTTTATGATCCCCTTTTGTCCAGAATAAACAATTCTTGAGTCCTTGCTTAGCTTTATGTAAGGTGGATTATGTGCTGTTAAGTTGTACAAGCTTAAGATTTCTCCTTTAATGTAGTATATGCAGGCTAATTTTGAATTGGTATAATTATACCACAAAGCTATACCAAAGGAACTGGATTGGTAGGAAGATCTTTATCAAAAGCTATAATTATACTTTAATATTGATCTTTAATATAGATTGCAACAACCACATACACAAACAGATCAAACAATCTGTCTCATATAAGGAAGGGTAGAAAAACGGCtgatgataaatttttaatactaTACATACATATTTCACAATATTTCACAATAATAATATACTTGAATTAATCATTCTACTTATAT
This sequence is a window from Arachis stenosperma cultivar V10309 chromosome 10, arast.V10309.gnm1.PFL2, whole genome shotgun sequence. Protein-coding genes within it:
- the LOC130956944 gene encoding protein FAR1-RELATED SEQUENCE 5-like, with amino-acid sequence MSGIFTDTEMNEQYQEDDDFNQQEELLSDQDMMDEQNEFEQDFRDEFTEGAFFSESDRSDYIVEAAYAVDSVQDITSLKFSENFAEEIGKYHFSTLQLAFDFYMKYSKSKGFSARKSKTFKNSSCEIYRQMFVCHRQGFRMEKYYTMEKRKKEPRLEIRTGCKARMDVKFVPESGRWHIFYFSDEHNHDLLDTQFSAMLPAHRKMSEADIMQMMNMLKSGISTSQIFGLLASQAGGYEFVGYGPRDMYNEIARQRRQIPGDAARVLKKLEDMRLKDPQLYFKACHDSRGLLRNLFWFDGISQLDYRLFGDVIAFDATYKKNKYSCPLVIFSGVNHHNQTIVFAVALIADETTDTYVWLLRQLMFAMRGKTPTSIITDGAMAIRNAVRDVFPEVRHRLCAWHLIRNATSNVGNPSFTSKFRKIMTGDYEIPVFKRKWVQLIEEFGIEDKPWVINMYEEKHMWATAYLRGKFFAGFRTTSRCEGLHSVVGRYVGSRYDLTSFVEHFQRCVAHMRFNEFNADYESTRGVPVMQTCIELLERYAAELYTNEIFLFFRPFLSRAGSMRVLNIDNTDDCIKYIVCKHGRPDFTWTVDFCQEEMIFMCTCLRMESFGIPCEHIVKVLVDRDIREIPRSLVLDRWTKKVKSALNDPSGFTRDAVVISRQSALVEFSKQLAAVAAKVPERYEEKRDLIMGLYSSYKAADEGDNQPHSGVARSSNQYVHPTTGGLGQPSKKKKRQRCSVCQMEGHKKTTCPWQKDIDNNVIENEAIDSDDGDMCTEATAELDSDS